ATTCCATTTTTAATCCATTATAAGCTTTTTGTGCATTTTGGTGTAATGTGCATTAACCCACCTGTGTTGTGTTTAAGAGACAGAAAACCACACTGAGAATTAATCTGAGATTTTTTTCTTGGGTGATGAGCAAAATGTAGCCCAAAACCCAAGACAAGCCAAGCATCACTGCAAGAGAGAAGCTACTCAAAATCTTCTTCTTCAGAGGAGTTCTACGTGTACTAAATAGCAAAATTGTGTTATTGGTGAAATATATTGTCATAAATCTGTTTTGGTTGATAACTGATAGTGCTTTTCTGGTACTTACCTGTTTAAGTTAGGGTTGGTCCTGCAGATGTTGTAAGAGAAGTGCAGCAGTATTGCTGTGCTTGAGATCAGCATGAACAGTAATGGGAGCACGAATCCCCAAAACATGGGTTTCTTTATACTGAACTTCTGTTTGTGGtccattgaagccagccagcaACTGCAGCAAAGAAGAGTGACAACTGAACCAACATTTCCAAAatcaatgtaataatattaaataaaaaaataaagaagtgAACTGTGAAGTTAAAAGTTAAAGAATATCTGTTACTTACAACTCTTCTTGTCGATAACCTAAAGGCTCATCCACATGGTAGGTGGAACCCAATGAGATACCAACAATTACAGCAGGCACACCTAAACAGGAAATGCTTTATAGATACTGATGGCATTGCATATTGGAGACATTATTTCATGGTTAGGGTTTAGTCATATGTTTGTGCAATTAATACCCAGGATGTATGGGAGGACAAACTAAGCAATAGTTTGCAATATTcctaaaaaatattgtttaataacAATTCACATTGTGgtatacacatttttatataaaagtgctgaaaatgtcctctttttttcaattttaaaagcaatgcacactgcattaaaaaaaattggatcaatttttaaatgattatttaaaatactgttttatcTATTATGTCTGCTCACTGATCTAGGTAACGTTCAAAAATAACTAAGGTAATTGGTTGGTTGGTTATGTTTCTTTACGCTGGTAGGAAAacacaattgacctatcggtaagcccctccccttgAACACAGATGAGCCAATGGCAGttgagtatcagttgcacgtgGGCCAGAACTCGGACATATTTAGGTTTCAATGCCATAGAGAACCAGCACTCTGGTTGTCATAATCTGTTTACACTgttcaagcagaacgttaaatgatgttttattaacaagttTCGCGAGGAGCACGATCAGATAATTAACCAATTTGGCACAGGTGCAACTCATTTAGTTAACCATTCTAACTAGCAcaatacgtatatatatatatatgcagccTACCTACCTCTGTACTACGACAGTTTTCCGGCATCCCTCCTCCACCCCAACTCCTCACTCCTAATCTATTTTCATCCCATATTAGAGATAGGGGGAGTTCTCTGGGTTTGTGCCATATTCCAGGCTCGGAGCCCTCCCCCAGGACAGCACACCAAAATATGCTTACTATTTGCTATCAGATTAGATGTAAGGGTGAACTCGTGAATGTCATTTTATGTGTTTCAGCAAGGTAtgtctggctaaaactagctaacgttaaagttagtgagtccatgctaacgtacaaacctAAATGGCTAACTGTTCTCACGTCATGTACgttgtaggtcaaaaacacataaatgaaGGTCTACATTTAAGTGCATCtccatattaaaatgattaaatgtaaattaatttaatcgtgCCCTGTGGTACTTGAACAGCGTTGATCCTGGAAGCCATCATCTGCGATCATGACGACCGTAACATGAGGCTTCTCCCACTTGCactgtgatctgtaaaccctcgcttaatcttaaattaatcttttatataTCCCTCCGTGGCATGTTTAAGACCCACTTGAATGCTCCTCAATGAGAGGTGgtccttctgtgtccaaaaatCAAAAAACGAAAACATcttgggacaaggttttcacactgacGGCTGTaattgtaagacagtgagcaacttcgtttgtttgtccgagttATAGGTCAATTAAATGGTACATGTATATTAATTTAACCCATAGCCTGTATGCCCACCTTTACCAAGAAGTTGGTCATAAATTAAACAATACATCAGTGTTTTGTGTTCAATGTCTCCTACCCCATCCAACCGGCATGGAGACCTTTGGAAACCATGAAGGTGTTCCAGACACTGAGTTTTTGAAGAGTAGGAACACATTAAGGCCGTACAGAGAGTTCCATGTGAACGTGGCCAACAGGAAGTACTGAAGCAGAGCTGTGAACGCCGTACAGGGTCCCTCATCTTGGTACTTGTGGTGGTCAGACTCAGGAACTATATTCTGGCCAGACTTCTTTGCTACATGCACATGTTGGATGGGGTTGTTTATGCCGAAGATGAAGAGAAGGTAGAAAACCGTCATGCTTATGCAGATGTTCACCACTAGCAGAGTAGGACTGCCTCCTCTTGACTTCCTGTGGCAAGTGCATGAATATAAAAACTGCTTCACCACTGCAGAAAGCTGTATGCTTAACAGTGTAAACTATAAACTTTTACCTGGTTATGATTTGGTACAATGCTGTGACACACAGTCCCACTACAGACATAGCACAGCCGGAGATGCTGATCCAATGCAAGGCTTCAGAATATTGATAGTTGATATCATATGCCTGCAGAAAATGACACCTGCATTAAATTCTAGTGGAAATGGGCTTTTAATCTACTGATACATTTAACTCAAATAAATCTTACCATCAGAATAGCAAAGTTTCCATTTTTGTGTCTTTCACACTTGCAAACTAAACCTCCCGAGGGGCTCTCAGTTTTGGTGCAACCGTCTGTGATCCAGTCCTGTTTTTCGTAACTCCAAAACACGCATGCAAAGTCATTGATGGACAATGTGGAATCGGCCTGAAGGATCaacaatgtattaatttatcAACACCATACTTGTACGGACCTCAATGTCAATGTATTTGATAACGAGGAACATCACAATGTAGTTCTTAAAGCGGTCATGAAATGCAGTTtcagatttttatgttttgatgttTCTCAAGGTTAATTTAAGTTTGAAAGTACATCAAAAAAGATtcaatatttgtgaaaatgatcatttttccATCTTCTGTTACCTCTTGCAGAAATAGAAGCAAGCACTGGCATGTCATGTGTTTTGATACTCGAGATGGCAAGCGCTGTTATTGAGCTCTATATGTTTGGCCCAAGGCAGATAAAATTGAAACATTGCCATCACAGTGACAATAAATGGCATTGTGTGAAGGGTTAATGATAGCAACAGTAacataaacagtaaaaaaatgttcaactcacataataaaaatattcaacTCATGCAAACATTCTGATCTGGATATGTACTGAGCTTATTAACAACACCACGCTTTGTGTCTTTAGCCATTTCAGCCATGCATTTCTAATACTCAGACCTTCAGAAAGGCTATGCCAATCTCAGTTTGACTGCCTTCCTAAACATCTTTATCTAACAGCATATCACTCTTATGATTGATGAACAAACATGAGCTGGTCTCATGAGAACCAAGCAAAGAAAACCGGTcccctcttggcttatatcgaaatctACATTATCCGCTCGAACGCCACTGTCTCGTGAGTATGCATACAACAGTTAAAGGAAGCTAGAAATTGcgggtttataaagttttaaatatggacatttttcacacagaaatgcatTGATTCGCTGCAGAAGCCctttattcatctgaaagaagaaagtcatatacgccaaggatggcttgagggtgagtaaatcatggcgtcattttcatatttgggtgaactatcctttaagGGGTGACAAATCCGGGTGTATCAGAAAGgttgatttatatttttaaactgggAAGTTAGTTATGAATTCTGAAACTTGCAGTGTGTGTTTATTGTAGAGTAACCTcctataatatacagtatatgcaaatattgatttcatgacccctttaaaaataaaagttctttattggcattgatggttccatgaaggaCCTTTAACATCCTTGCAATCGTTCCATCCCACAAAAGGTATTTTATGGTGGGAAAAATTtctttagattaaaaaaaaaaaaaaaaatgttattcacATTTCACTTTGTGTActttctaatttaattaaaaccatGCTGAGAGGGAAGTGTGATGTTGGACTTGCTGCTCACCGAAGATGTGACTGCAAACCAAACTTCAATTTCAGAATTGTCTTGAAGATTAGCGGATATCACTCTTCTCTTGGTATCCAGAGAAGGTCGAAAGCTTTTTGACTTGAAGAACTGATCGTTATTATAGAGGACAAACCCAACATCTTTACTAAAAtctacagaaaaaaatgaaatattaaaatatcattctAAACAGATCATTTCATGTGGAAGAATTACAAAGTACAAGAAGAGGAGAAGTAGTTATAAAGCAGAGTTTGAATCTAGCTTTACCTTTGAATGTGACATTCATTTGAAGGTCAACTTTATCGTTGTAAATCTCACTCTCTGTTGTATACAGTTTTATTCTGTCTGGTAAAAAGGCATCATTCAGCCCTAGAAAAATGAAGATAAGTATCAAACATAtagttaaaacagtaatattgtagatgttttctattttaaaatattttaaaatgcaatttaatcctataatgcaaagctgaattctcagcatcattatcacatgatccttcagaaatcattaatatcctgatttgctgctcaagaaacatcaatgttgaaactgttgtgctgcttaatatttgtgtgaaaagATCAAACACTTGCCTTTATAAGAGGTTAATTGCACTTTTTTTATTGTCGTTTCTCCCTTCAGTGACTGCACTGCCATATTCGGTTGCACTAACAATGGATTTGGTTTCTCACGCAGAGAGAGTGTCTGTAGAGTCTGTGTTAGTCTGAACAAACACAATCTGAAGTCAGACAAAAATAGTGCTCATGTTCTGCATAATATACTGTTAGATGGTACTGTATGTCAGTGGTGAAGCAGCGagtgtgaaatgttttgttacTGAGAAATTGCTTCATGGTCGACAGAAGAGTACTTCTCATGACTTGCGCTCAGGAGCTGACTGACTGTGGCGACTGCTGATACTGCAATATCCTGCACAATGAAGAAGAAAATGTCTCTCAAGGCAACTGTGGACGGTATTTAGTATTAAATGAAGTTATAGTGTGCGTGCTGTACCTAGATTAGTCAAATTAGTGTATCTGTCTATTTCATGTGAAGACTGAAAGATCTGACACTGACATGCAATGTTTACACTGCATATGGAAATGACAAcatgcaaattaagaaaaaaacatttggatATACAAGTTGTGTAAACAGAGTGAAGAGAGAATGAAGAGTAAATAACGACTTACTATATTTTCCAACTAATCATTTGCATTTGAAACTTAACCAATTCAGCAATTACTATTTACTTTGAAGGCATATTAGTGTTGTTTGGAGATATACGAAGATATAATGTTGCAACAAGTCTGCTTGATCAATTACTAAataagcttttttgtttttgttttttgcacccGTGGGATTGGCGCCTATAATAATGACTACTTTATATGCATTCCTCCGAGGTGAATAACCTTCTGTGGACAAGTGTTTAAGTTGAGCAAAACTTCCCATTAAAGATCAGGGTGTTAAGGAGGTCAGACAGTTAAAGATGATGCCAAGAAAGGTCAgagtagtatacttaaagttaTACTAAGTACTAGAATATTACATATTTGTTGAATGTAATCAAGGGTGTACATTTTTgcaactgttcttttaaactgacTAATTGTACAGCTATTATGACacctttttatgttttgttaagaatatatttaatgcatttgaattgTTCCATCTTTTAGTTAATTGTATTAGTGATCATTAagaaaatactaataatacacCTTAAACACTTCATTTATGGCCATGCAGATGGTGAGAATAAAGGCGTTCTGTGTTTAAGGTGTAACTACAGTAGTATTAGGTTAGTTATACAGTACAGTGCTGGGTAAAATAATGACAAGTAACTTT
The sequence above is a segment of the Onychostoma macrolepis isolate SWU-2019 chromosome 22, ASM1243209v1, whole genome shotgun sequence genome. Coding sequences within it:
- the LOC131531438 gene encoding adhesion G-protein coupled receptor G7-like; protein product: MNVTFKDFSKDVGFVLYNNDQFFKSKSFRPSLDTKRRVISANLQDNSEIEVWFAVTSSADSTLSINDFACVFWSYEKQDWITDGCTKTESPSGGLVCKCERHKNGNFAILMAYDINYQYSEALHWISISGCAMSVVGLCVTALYQIITRKSRGGSPTLLVVNICISMTVFYLLFIFGINNPIQHVHVAKKSGQNIVPESDHHKYQDEGPCTAFTALLQYFLLATFTWNSLYGLNVFLLFKNSVSGTPSWFPKVSMPVGWGVPAVIVGISLGSTYHVDEPLGYRQEEFCWLASMDHKQKFSIKKPMFWGFVLPLLFMLISSTAILLHFSYNICRTNPNLNSTRRTPLKKKILSSFSLAVMLGLSWVLGYILLITQEKNLRLILSVVFCLLNTTQGIQILILFALRPFLNSNPAILNSLRAPEIGFHKKSFFLWKNKMPENKESYKSTYDESA